CAGCAGCAGCAATTCAGTCAAGAACTACGCCTACGACAGATGCTCACCAACCTCACCCACGACATCAAAACGCCGCTCACCGTAGCCCGCGGATACGTGCAGCTCATGGGGGAGGGGGCCCAAGGCGAGCTTACGACCGCCAGTGCAAAAGCCGCTTCCAGCCTGGACTCCGTGGACTACTACCTGCGCTATCTGATGGACTTTACCCTCATGCAAGAGAAAGGCCAGGCCCTAGCCCTGAGCCGGGTCAACCTCTCCAAACTCCTGCAAGACGACCTCTTCACCGTATTCGACCAGCTGAGCGCCAAGGGGGTCGCCGTAGAGCCCAGCATCGAACCCGGAATCGTGCTGACCAGCGACGAAACCCTCCTCCACAGAATCGTGCAAAACCTCATTGGCAACTGGCTCAAATACGCCAGCACCAGCGCTCAAGCCGTCCTGCAGCGCCTGCAGGACGGCCGAATCGAACTCACCTTGAGCAACCAGACCAAGCAGCCCTTCGTGAGCGCCCAAGAGCTAGCCGAGCGATTCTCCACCAGCCAGCCGCAGATCAGCCTTTCCGAAGGCATGGAGAGCTCCGGGCTGGGCTTGAATATTGTGCGAGGGCTGGTCAAAGCGCTCGGCGGCTCTATGGAACTGGCGACAAACCCCGGTCAATTCGCCGTTAGCCTGTATTTGCCAGAGCAGAAGAGTATGCAAAAGCCGCTCCCTCGAAGCTGAAATCCTTGGGGGAGCGGCCTTCGTAAGCACAATCGCGGCTTAGAGCAAATCGGCCAAAGCCTGCGCATCCTCCATCTTCGTAGCCCAAGAAGTTGCAAAACGGACCACGGTATGGCTGGCATCCTTGCGCTCCCAGAAGTCAAAATTGACCTTCTGCTTGAGCTCAGCCATCCGCTGGTTCTCCAGCACCACGAACGTCAAGTTGGTGGGGGAGTCAATATAGAACTCGTAGCCCTTGTTCTGCAAGGCCTTACGAATCACCTGAGCCGTGTCGATAGCCTGGTGGCTGATGCGAGTGTAGAGGCCATCGGTAAACAGCGTGTCAAACTGCACGCCCAGCAGGCGCCCCTTGGCCAGCAGCCCGCCCCTGCGCTTAATGAGCGTGGAGAAATACTGAGGCGCATCGCCCTTGGGGAAGACCACCGCCTCGCCGCACAGGGCACCGACCTTGGTTCCGCCAATATAGAAAATGTCAGCTAAGTTCGCAATATCTGGCAGGGTCACGTCCGCGCCAGGAGCCACCAAGCCATACCCCATACGCGCGCCGTCAATGTAGAGCGGAATCTCATACTCCCGGCAAATGTTGTGCAGCTCCTCCAACTCAGCCTTCGAGTAGAGCGTGCCGTATTCGGTGGACCAAGAGATGTACACCATGCCAGGGAACACCATCTGCTCGTGGTTCTCATCCGCCCAGAACGTCTCCAAATACTCGCGCAGAGCCGGAGCAGGCAGCTTGCCGTCCACGCCGGGAATGCTCAGCACCTTATGGTCGCCCGCCTCAATCGCACCC
This window of the Bombiscardovia nodaiensis genome carries:
- a CDS encoding two-component sensor histidine kinase; this encodes MFEAVLLIIVLIIAVCLLAGWLAMLIADLRRMTRDLDYINRKDTNASVTASTSLCDSRRLAAAINANLDQTRRLQQQQFSQELRLRQMLTNLTHDIKTPLTVARGYVQLMGEGAQGELTTASAKAASSLDSVDYYLRYLMDFTLMQEKGQALALSRVNLSKLLQDDLFTVFDQLSAKGVAVEPSIEPGIVLTSDETLLHRIVQNLIGNWLKYASTSAQAVLQRLQDGRIELTLSNQTKQPFVSAQELAERFSTSQPQISLSEGMESSGLGLNIVRGLVKALGGSMELATNPGQFAVSLYLPEQKSMQKPLPRS
- a CDS encoding amino acid lyase, whose amino-acid sequence is MLNFVNDYSEGACPEVLQRLVETNMEQLPGYGTDKYTRSAQAKIAQACGKPDAQVFFISGGTQTNQIVISTVLQQYQGVVAADTGHVNVHEAGAIEAGDHKVLSIPGVDGKLPAPALREYLETFWADENHEQMVFPGMVYISWSTEYGTLYSKAELEELHNICREYEIPLYIDGARMGYGLVAPGADVTLPDIANLADIFYIGGTKVGALCGEAVVFPKGDAPQYFSTLIKRRGGLLAKGRLLGVQFDTLFTDGLYTRISHQAIDTAQVIRKALQNKGYEFYIDSPTNLTFVVLENQRMAELKQKVNFDFWERKDASHTVVRFATSWATKMEDAQALADLL